The Canis lupus dingo isolate Sandy chromosome 34, ASM325472v2, whole genome shotgun sequence genome contains the following window.
TACATTTGAATCCTGATTGTCTTCATATTTGtcctttgcttttactttttccccTCAATGACTATGGAATTTGCTGTTGATTTCTCTACAGGGGTCCTAGTGTTTAAAGGGTGTGGGAATGAATACATCTTAATCCTAAACAGCTAATTGCCTCTTCCAGTCTGCCTTAATAACAGCGCAAGCTCCCGGCTTCTCCACATTGTCGCTCTAAGAGGCTGCAGAAGGCCACACCACCCGGACGTGCCCTGCGGGTCAGGAACCGCGGGAACGGCCCTCCCTCCCGCCTGCGCTGTGGGCCATCCCCAGGGAGTGGTGACTGCAACGACCAGTCTTCTGTCCCCCGTGCTGAGTGAGAGCACAGACTCCCTTTAAAAGCAAACTTCGCAAACAAGAATAACCTTGAGGAAGACCCTTTATATACGCAGATCGATGCTCGGGAACATTGCCAACCACTTACAACTGCCCTCCGACGTTTCGCAGACATGTGTCACGCCAAAGGGGCCTCCTTCTACCCCGAATCCCTGCTTTGTGCGGCGGGCGCAGTGGGGGCTCACGGATGCGCCGCTGGGGAGATGGGAGACGGGTGTCCCCCGACCTGTCCTGGGTCGAGCGGAGTCGGCGCGGCAGAGGGCTCAGCTCCGCTGCCCGCCGGGGCCGCTCGGTCGCGCCGTGCCCGGAGTCCCTCGGGGCATCCTCCGCTCCGGGGGGCTCCCGGGTGCCGACCCCTCAGCCCCACGCATCTGCCCGCAGCCCTCGGGcggtccccagcccccagctccgaGGCGGCGGAGGCTGCGCTAGCCGTTAATGGCCATCatccatttttaatcagaaagaTCACAAGAAAGACGGTAAGCGAATCCTAGTCGCAGGTCCACTTAAATAACATTCCCGGGGAAATCCAATCACTTAACACGGAGACACCTACGCGAGCGAGAGCCCCCGCGCCCGCCTGGCGGGGACGAGCGCCGCTGCTCAGCTcccggggctcggggggctcggggggctcgggggggctcgggggctcggggggctcgggggctcggggccCCGCGCGGAGCCTTAACCCTTCCAGCcccggcgggcgcggcgggcgcgggcgggggcgcgggcgggggcgggggcggggcgggggcagcgcggGGCCACGATGCCCTCGGCGGCCGCGCGCGGGCTGCCTCGGCCTCACTGGGCGGCTCCGAGGGCGCGGGGTTAAGGTCGGGAGCTCCCGAGGCCGCCCCGGGGCGAGCCGCCGCCGCCCACGGCAGCCCCGGCGCCTCGGGCTCCTCCTCCCGCCCGAGCGCGGCCGCGGGAGGACGGCTCCGGCCGCAGGTGGCGgaggcgcggcgggcggcgcgcggggcCCGGCGGAGCCCCGGGGAGGGGCCGACGGCCGCGCGGACGGACGGAGCCCCCAGCCCGCGGCCCCggctcgggctggggctggggctcgggctggggctggggctcgggctcgggctcgggctcgggcggCGCGGGCCATGTGGGGGCCCGGGGTCAGCGCCGAGGGCCTGCCGGTggcgccgccgctgctgctgctcctgctgctggcgCTGGCGGCGCCctcgcggggcggcgggggctgcgcGGAGCTGGCGTGCGGCGAGCGGGAGCGCTGCTGCGACGCGGCCAACGCCACGGCCGTGCGCTGCTGCAAGCTGCCGCTGCACGCCTTCCTCGACAACGTGGGCTGGTTCGTCCGCAAGCTCTCGGGGCTGCTCATCCTGCTCGTGCTCTTCGCCATCGGCTACTTCCTGCAGCGCATCATCTGCCCCAGCCCGCGCAGGTACCCGCGCGCCCAGGCGCggccggggccgccgggggccgcggggccgcccgACCGCGGCGACGACGACGACGACTCGCCCGCGCTCCTGCGCGACGAGGCGGCCGCGGGCTCCCAGGACTCGCTGCTGgacagcggcggcggcggcggcggccgggcccgggggGGCGGGCGCGCGGCCCCCGCCTGCGCCTCGGAGCACGAGCTGCGCGTGGTCCCGCCGGGCTTCCTGCAGCTGCCCAGCTACGAGGAGGTCAAGTACCTGCCCACCTACGAGGAGTCCATGCGGCTGCAGCAGCTCAGCCCCGGGGAGGTCGTGCTGCCCGTGTCGGTGCTCGCGGAGCCCGACGGCGCCCAGGGCCGCTTCCCGCGCATCTGAGCGCCCGCGGCCGCCCGAGGACCGCGCGGACTGagcggggcccggggggggggggggcaggacggCCTCGGACCCCCCCGGTTGGAGCCCCGGGATCTTCAAGTTTCCCTACGTTTCATTCGGTTCAAGGAAACGTGAGGCGCGCGCGCGGCGGGGGCGACGGCCCAGCTGGGGCGCCCCTCGGCCCGAGCCCCCTCGTAAGTGCCTGGTCCCCGAACGGGCGAGCACACGGGCGCCGTGTAGCGCGGCGGGAGAAGGGCTGTGACCTTAGGGATGCGGGGAAAGGGGCGCAGCgcacgcccccccgcccccccccccccccggagcggAGGGCGACGAGCCTCGGAGACGGCTGCGCGGCGGGGGGAGCAGCGCCCGGCTCGGGCCCaaccccctccctggccccccgcATCTTCTCCGCCAAGCAGAGTCACGGCTGACGGCTCACCGCATGGGGAGGGACCCCCGTGGTCCCCAGGGAGGTGCTGCACCTGTTGGAAGACGCGGCACTTAGGCCTATCGAAGACCGCATTCGCCCTAAGAGGTACAGGTGGACTTTTGATTTCTCAATAACCGAGAAGACATTTATATTtaacttgtcttttatttttatatttttgccatgTATTGAACGTATCAGGAGTGTATTTGTGCAATTAATGACAAGATAAtcgtctttttctctctctcttttttttaaaggccttaaTGGTCTGGAAATTGTCAttattgtttaataaaatattgGACATGCTTTCATTTACCACTGGGGGGGGGGAAGGCATGGTCAAACAAGAAAACATGTGGCATAAAACACATGAAGGATATCTTATTTTCACtatttgagaagaatatattttatttttagtactgtGGTATAATATATGACTTTTTGTAATAACTATAGATTGTGTAGCCTAGGTCTTGATTGTATCATTCACCACATAGTTATATGTAGAAATGACTGATACATAGATGCCATACCATGAAGCATGATGTCATGcactttcccctttattttaaagtacattcCACAACAATGATACAAAACAGAAGAACTTGTGACTTCTCTTCAAAGCCATAATTGTGCAAGCAATGTACTCTAGAAGGATTTAGTAAACCTctcgaaagaaaaaaaataaatgtcattgtaTCCGTTTTACCATTCTATGACATGGCCTTTAAGCAAATGGTAATATAAAATACCGTATTGAAATGCATTATGTATAATGTACATATGTGCATTGTCTATGTGCAAGATACACACTGTATACCATATAATTATTACAGTTTATGATTgccatgaaaggaaaagaaaaaggtttctCTGCTTGGGGAAGGATGAGTGTTACATTAAGAACGATTTTACACGTGAACCTCACCTATGTATCTAGAAACATTGTTCTTATGATTGAAAAAGTTTGGCAGTCCTGAGATTATATTAGACGCGATGGATTTAATTAACTTGAGAAGTGATTTAATTGAGAAATTAATTTGAGAAAatgatttaaacttttaaaagtgaatataaaaaGCCCGACAGTtctaagaaatcttaaaatgtgtGAATAGTAATAGAAGAGAATGGTTTACTCTAAACTTCTAAAAGATAATGACCCTGTCATTAAAATCATTTGAAGTGTTAGTAAAAcatagaaaaacattaaaatatttctctgtgcAAATTGTATCAGATGTGTGACTATGTGGCaatgtattaaaatatgaaatgtgtaTCTTTGTTATTTAAAAGCAATTGTAGGTTTTGAATGGCAAAACAATAAGGAAGTGAGCCTTTAAATTGAGAATGGTACAAGATTTAATGAAATTACATCATATTGAATAATTGCATATATTCATGTTATTCAAACACCGTAAATTTTAGTTACATGTGACTGTTAATACCACCCACCAAACAAACAGGAGTATAGCCATaatcttttaaatgatttatCCTTTGAGGGTATACTGTTTTAGACACTTCTTAAAATTCACCCCTATCTGAAACATCAACATAAATATCCAAGTACCAGTATATAAAGTATAGTCTATATGTTGTTGCTATTACTAGCATCTTGAGCTTTGCAACAAAAATCTTGTAAAAATACACTTATAAAGTGTATTTCCTTTGCATCAACTATGGAACATTTCTCTCCCTAAAATGCGGAATGTCTATAATGTAACACTTATGATTCAGTGAAGTTCTACTGAATTTTAAAGTTACAACAAATTTTACACTTGTTTTTTTCCTACACATCACTCAAGCTTTTATGCGCATctctcatttaataaaaatgagtttgactctgttttttttttcttctttctttttaaaaaaaatttttttttactctggttTTTTTCTTGCACTTCATTGATTTACCAAGCACAAGTTTGTGgggaaaaattcttaaaaactatCCTTGTTATTGATAAGTGAGCATGTTTCAtggtaacacacacacatatataacacaCTATGTTTATACACACAGAACCTATATATTCATAATGCTGGAATATCTggatagaaacatttttaaaatacttaagggTGGTATCTAGGTGTATCAGTTTTATAAATTTCACCTGGAAGTTAACTATTACCTAGAACTAGTAGGAAACAAATGTAGAAAACATTAATATAGAAAAGTTATTCTCTCACCTAAAAATAATTCATGACGAGatacagattttacttattttcaatattttttatatataggtGAGGGCACAGATTATATATATCTCTATAAAATCATCAGTTGCTTAAAAGCatgacttttcatatttttcaatgataaatattatatatgcatacacacatatataaaataatctgTTGCGTAAAAGCAATTTGTTGGTGGTGTTCAATAACAAGGGGAAAATGTCTTCTTGAGATAGAATGATAGTTTCAAGAGGCCATTAATTCAACCATGGAAAATGGCTTTGGCAATTATGCCAAAGGGCATGAGGTGTACTATATAAGGAAAACAAGATTCAATTGTAAAAGCTGAAGGGAATATTAAGGATATGGCCTCAACAGTTTAAAAGGCAGTATGCTAAGTACCTCAATGCTGTACTTGATGTATACAGTTTCAAGTGgaattaataaaggaaaacagtTCACAGCTGGAGCTTATTACGTAATAAACATGAATACGGTGTTCAGATTTGCAGTGTTCAGATTTAAATAATGTTCTGCATTGATTTCTGTAAAAATTTCATAAACgcaa
Protein-coding sequences here:
- the C34H3orf80 gene encoding uncharacterized membrane protein C3orf80 homolog, coding for MWGPGVSAEGLPVAPPLLLLLLLALAAPSRGGGGCAELACGERERCCDAANATAVRCCKLPLHAFLDNVGWFVRKLSGLLILLVLFAIGYFLQRIICPSPRRYPRAQARPGPPGAAGPPDRGDDDDDSPALLRDEAAAGSQDSLLDSGGGGGGRARGGGRAAPACASEHELRVVPPGFLQLPSYEEVKYLPTYEESMRLQQLSPGEVVLPVSVLAEPDGAQGRFPRI